The following proteins are encoded in a genomic region of Necator americanus strain Aroian chromosome II, whole genome shotgun sequence:
- a CDS encoding hypothetical protein (NECATOR_CHRII.G5845.T1): MYEVDQVFPTQDLVTAAQERKQQRTQIRSNIESKYAILSANVNILVNTDTEEAAETLKKISACQYRSTAFAVFRKPAKETTNFEQIAMQLSNMPT; this comes from the exons ATGTATGAAGTCGACCAAGTATTTCCCACTCAGGATTTGGTCACGGCAGCTCAGGAGCGCAAACAACAACGAACTCAAATAAGGAGTAACATTGAAAGT aaatatgCAATCCTGAGCGCAAATGTAAACATTCTCGTAAACACTGACACAGAAGAAGCGGCGGAAACGCTCAAGAAGATTTCTGCCTGCCAATatcgaa GCACAgcttttgccgtatttcgaaAGCCAGCAAAAGAAACAACGAATTTCGAACAAATAGCAATGCAGCTCTCTAATATGCCAACGTGA